From the Ferrigenium kumadai genome, one window contains:
- a CDS encoding OmpA family protein: MAHNEPRTQGYLVDSQGELVKSGAGQCWRTGYWTPGMAIEECDPDLIRQGEAPAGEAAPLPGYPERIKYCTTLDIQFEIDQYAIQHEYEASVERLGAYLRKYPDTTAVIEGHTDEVGTDEYNMQLSQRRANSVVEYLVNRSGIDRSRLKAVGYGKTRPVADNRTEEGKRQNRRIDSIIDCAMDVKEGFKPVPGRITKVGLEMEFDRNRADIKTRYHDELSRVADFLKENPNASATIEGHASNAEGTRGQGMELSRRRAESVVNYLVDKFGIARSRLSATGFGQTRRVAYNWSEEGRRENRRVNIYLDYGK; this comes from the coding sequence ATGGCCCATAACGAACCGCGGACGCAAGGCTATCTGGTGGACAGCCAAGGCGAACTTGTCAAAAGCGGTGCGGGGCAGTGCTGGCGCACGGGCTACTGGACGCCGGGGATGGCGATCGAGGAATGCGACCCGGATCTAATCAGGCAAGGGGAAGCTCCTGCCGGCGAGGCGGCACCGCTTCCGGGATATCCGGAGCGGATCAAGTATTGCACCACACTGGATATCCAGTTCGAGATCGATCAGTATGCCATCCAGCATGAATACGAGGCCTCGGTAGAAAGGCTGGGTGCATATCTGAGGAAATATCCGGACACCACGGCCGTGATCGAGGGACATACCGACGAGGTCGGGACGGACGAGTACAACATGCAGCTGTCGCAGCGCCGTGCAAACAGCGTGGTGGAATACCTCGTGAATCGTTCCGGCATCGACCGTTCCCGCTTGAAAGCCGTGGGATACGGCAAGACGCGCCCCGTCGCGGACAACCGCACCGAGGAGGGCAAGCGGCAGAACCGCCGCATCGACTCCATCATCGACTGTGCGATGGATGTGAAGGAAGGCTTCAAGCCGGTTCCCGGACGTATCACCAAGGTCGGACTGGAAATGGAATTCGACAGGAACCGGGCCGACATCAAGACGCGCTACCACGACGAGCTCTCCAGGGTGGCGGATTTCCTGAAAGAGAATCCAAACGCCTCGGCAACGATAGAGGGGCACGCCAGCAACGCGGAGGGGACCAGGGGGCAGGGTATGGAGCTCTCTCGGCGCCGCGCCGAGAGTGTGGTGAACTATCTGGTGGATAAATTCGGCATCGCGCGCAGCAGGCTCTCCGCCACCGGATTCGGACAGACCCGGCGTGTCGCTTACAACTGGAGCGAAGAGGGGCGGCGCGAGAACCGGCGGGTGAATATCTACCTCGATTACGGAAAATAA
- a CDS encoding SAM-dependent methyltransferase: MATIYGSNSVACNPDTDPARQILYRLFRNFDGSIRICLWDGSEVQLGHDCPDFSLIFRSSRAFQDMVLSQSPLRLVESYFQGLIDIDGDLYSALKLRHYLTSLQLSLPEKAMLATKALTIKPEKTESNGSRRWAKDLRQKLGLEASKELNRDAISFHYDVSNDFYALWLDEQMVYSCAYYEDAGQSLEQAQCNKLDHICRKLRLKAGERMLDIGCGWGALVCWAAEHYGVNAHGITLSRNQYDHAQRTIKRRGLEDRVTVELMDYRDLKGEAEYDKVASVGMFEHVGLKNLPTYFSVAHRALKPGGLFLNHGITSEEGGWKKGIATEFINRYVFPDGQLENISTVQQLMEDAKFEIHDVESLRKHYELTLREWVRRLESRREEVLEHVPESVYRIWRLYMAACAMQFEEGNTGVYQILASKRAPFSNPVPLTRRDLYPRPG; the protein is encoded by the coding sequence ATGGCAACCATTTACGGAAGCAACTCTGTAGCCTGCAATCCCGATACCGATCCGGCCAGACAGATCCTGTATCGCCTGTTCCGGAATTTCGATGGGAGCATCCGCATCTGCCTTTGGGACGGCTCAGAAGTGCAACTGGGCCACGACTGTCCCGATTTTTCGCTGATCTTCCGGTCTTCAAGAGCTTTCCAGGATATGGTCCTGTCGCAGAGTCCGTTGCGCCTCGTCGAGTCTTATTTTCAGGGGCTCATCGACATCGACGGCGACCTCTACAGTGCGCTCAAGCTGCGCCATTATCTGACTTCGTTGCAACTGTCCCTCCCCGAGAAGGCCATGCTTGCGACCAAGGCATTGACGATCAAGCCGGAGAAAACCGAGTCGAACGGCAGCCGCAGGTGGGCAAAAGACCTCAGGCAAAAACTGGGATTGGAAGCCAGCAAAGAGCTCAATCGCGATGCCATTTCCTTCCACTACGACGTATCCAACGATTTCTATGCGCTGTGGCTGGACGAGCAAATGGTCTACTCCTGCGCTTATTACGAGGATGCCGGCCAGAGCCTGGAGCAGGCGCAATGCAACAAGCTCGATCATATCTGCCGCAAATTGCGACTCAAGGCGGGCGAGCGGATGCTCGACATCGGCTGTGGCTGGGGGGCCTTGGTCTGCTGGGCCGCAGAGCATTATGGAGTGAATGCACATGGCATCACGCTGAGCCGGAACCAGTATGACCATGCTCAGCGCACGATCAAGCGCCGCGGACTCGAAGACAGGGTCACGGTAGAGTTGATGGATTACCGCGACCTCAAGGGCGAGGCAGAGTACGATAAGGTGGCGAGCGTTGGCATGTTCGAGCACGTGGGCCTGAAGAACCTGCCGACGTACTTTTCCGTCGCCCACCGGGCTCTCAAACCCGGCGGGCTGTTCCTGAACCATGGCATCACCAGCGAGGAAGGTGGCTGGAAGAAAGGCATCGCGACAGAATTCATCAACCGCTATGTGTTTCCGGACGGGCAACTTGAAAACATCAGCACGGTGCAGCAGCTCATGGAAGACGCGAAATTCGAGATCCACGACGTCGAAAGCCTCAGAAAACACTACGAGCTGACATTGCGCGAGTGGGTGAGACGCCTCGAAAGTCGTCGCGAAGAAGTGCTGGAACACGTGCCGGAATCGGTCTACCGTATCTGGCGGCTTTATATGGCGGCCTGTGCCATGCAGTTCGAAGAAGGCAATACCGGGGTGTATCAGATACTGGCTTCCAAACGCGCGCCTTTTTCAAATCCGGTCCCGCTCACGCGGCGCGATCTTTACCCGCGCCCAGGCTGA
- a CDS encoding sensor domain-containing diguanylate cyclase — MLETAQFLKSQMDYIFFVYGLAFMVLGVVCFTRQRSPQEVLPWLFMGLFGFTHGLNEWLDLLALTAGDTPLFSSVRLAVMAASFAFLVEFGRVATIKLGMRTVGRWILPVLLLVALLLGSLLGGQSGLNGGFRYALGLVGCLWAAFALFAKASTLEGLRRRWLISAGIGMGLYGIAAGAVVPAAASFPANFLNQETFFAAVGAPIQLFRAFFACWIMLAVWAYEQSRFEESHLMMKRRWYFRATVAVLVMTIGLGWTLTNNLGKLYQEDLRRDIDAGTSLLAHRLSVDTTVTQGLATAMSTSNALAGMPGTAPDTLAQANLLVDRYSAVHPGLIAYVMDRNGTVIAASNRHQPTSLAGRNYSFRPYFQEALAGRLGKFFAIGVTTGEAGFYASAPIRNGRQEITGVAVVKHTLDPEALGLTHFQDAFLVDANGVVLLSGMKGAPYGLWPLPPDLLRQTQASQQFAGKEVTSLAQQRFGNGEWISIAGKKFLAGRQMVGQEGWSIVLLRQEKASLVNRLFGIILTLMISVLILVSLLVLQREFGTEILLHQNQKRLEALSHELERQATTDTLTGALNRLKFNAILGQEIKRSQRYHTPLSLIMYDIDHFKRVNDTYGHQVGDSVLVQLTSLVAPRIRETDSLARWGGEEFMVVVPHLNSSEAAKLAEKLRERVETTAFTGVGRLSCSFGVAQFAPDDTADTLTGRADQALYLAKAGGRNRVVTA, encoded by the coding sequence ATGCTAGAGACCGCACAATTCCTCAAAAGCCAGATGGATTACATCTTCTTCGTCTATGGGCTGGCCTTCATGGTCCTGGGCGTGGTCTGCTTTACCCGGCAACGGTCGCCGCAGGAAGTATTGCCATGGCTGTTCATGGGACTATTTGGCTTTACCCATGGGCTGAATGAATGGCTGGATCTGCTGGCCTTGACCGCAGGCGACACGCCGCTTTTTTCTTCGGTGCGATTGGCGGTGATGGCTGCCTCATTCGCTTTTCTGGTCGAGTTCGGCCGGGTCGCTACGATCAAGCTGGGCATGCGGACTGTGGGGCGCTGGATATTGCCGGTCCTGCTGCTTGTTGCACTGCTGCTCGGCAGCTTGCTGGGCGGCCAGAGCGGGTTGAATGGCGGTTTCCGGTATGCGCTGGGTCTGGTCGGTTGCCTGTGGGCGGCCTTCGCGCTTTTCGCCAAGGCTAGCACGCTTGAAGGACTGAGGCGCCGCTGGCTGATCTCTGCCGGCATCGGCATGGGGTTGTATGGCATCGCCGCCGGTGCCGTAGTGCCGGCGGCCGCCTCGTTCCCAGCGAACTTCCTGAATCAGGAGACTTTCTTCGCCGCTGTCGGCGCGCCCATCCAGCTGTTTCGCGCTTTCTTCGCGTGCTGGATCATGCTGGCCGTCTGGGCCTATGAGCAGAGCCGATTTGAAGAATCGCACCTGATGATGAAGCGGCGCTGGTATTTCCGCGCCACCGTTGCCGTGCTGGTCATGACCATCGGTTTGGGCTGGACGCTTACGAACAACTTGGGCAAGCTCTATCAGGAAGACCTGCGGCGGGACATCGATGCAGGGACATCGCTGCTGGCTCACCGGCTCTCGGTCGATACCACAGTTACGCAAGGATTGGCGACGGCGATGTCGACCTCGAATGCTCTTGCCGGAATGCCCGGTACCGCACCCGATACGCTTGCCCAGGCCAACCTGTTGGTGGATCGCTACAGCGCCGTCCATCCCGGCCTCATCGCCTATGTGATGGACCGAAACGGGACGGTCATTGCCGCTTCCAATCGCCATCAGCCGACCAGCCTTGCCGGGAGGAATTACAGCTTCCGCCCATACTTCCAGGAGGCACTCGCCGGGAGACTGGGCAAGTTCTTCGCCATCGGGGTCACCACGGGGGAGGCGGGCTTCTACGCCAGTGCCCCCATCCGCAATGGCAGGCAAGAGATCACCGGCGTGGCCGTGGTGAAACACACACTTGATCCGGAAGCACTGGGGCTGACGCACTTTCAGGATGCGTTCCTGGTCGATGCGAATGGCGTCGTGCTGCTTTCCGGCATGAAGGGCGCGCCGTATGGCCTGTGGCCGTTGCCGCCGGATCTGCTCCGGCAAACCCAGGCATCGCAGCAGTTCGCCGGAAAGGAGGTTACTTCTCTCGCGCAGCAACGCTTCGGGAACGGCGAGTGGATCAGCATCGCCGGCAAGAAATTCCTGGCCGGGCGGCAGATGGTTGGGCAGGAAGGCTGGTCCATCGTGTTGCTGCGACAGGAAAAGGCCTCGTTGGTAAATCGCCTGTTCGGCATCATCCTGACATTGATGATCAGTGTGCTGATCCTCGTTTCGCTGCTGGTACTCCAGCGCGAATTCGGCACTGAAATACTGCTGCACCAGAACCAGAAACGTCTGGAAGCACTGTCGCACGAGCTGGAACGGCAGGCCACCACCGACACCCTGACAGGCGCCTTGAACCGGCTGAAGTTCAACGCCATCCTCGGCCAGGAAATCAAGCGTTCGCAACGCTACCATACGCCACTGTCGCTCATCATGTACGACATCGACCACTTCAAGCGTGTCAATGACACTTATGGTCACCAGGTGGGCGATAGCGTGCTGGTTCAGCTGACAAGTCTGGTGGCTCCACGTATCCGGGAGACCGACAGCCTGGCTCGGTGGGGCGGAGAGGAGTTCATGGTCGTGGTGCCGCATTTGAACAGCAGCGAGGCCGCAAAGCTGGCTGAGAAACTGCGCGAACGAGTTGAAACGACTGCGTTCACCGGGGTGGGCAGACTGAGCTGCAGTTTCGGTGTGGCGCAATTCGCTCCGGATGACACGGCAGACACCTTGACCGGACGTGCCGATCAAGCTTTGTACCTGGCCAAAGCCGGTGGCAGGAATCGCGTTGTAACCGCATGA
- a CDS encoding DUF3025 domain-containing protein, with amino-acid sequence MNPTPIWNKDALLQSPLFFPLHPIISRLGTTGFPTLQDCNALLDGCHPAIATQSGHLLRFVAQEYGKLAFEAQYEPRCYLKGEVPTRADNWHDLLNALVWLTFPKAKAAINARHYQALTDGRKEASRSERGAVRDTNTLLDESGVVVPYADEELAKLLRDFQWKELFWGWRAEVDAQMGFYLFGHGLYEKALNPYIGMTGQGLLLPVEADFFGWPLEQRLVHLDKLLADYLSAPAHCLSTRELAPVPLLGVPGWAADNEDSAYYDNSAYFRPGRCR; translated from the coding sequence ATGAATCCGACTCCCATATGGAATAAAGACGCGTTATTGCAATCGCCGCTGTTCTTCCCGCTGCACCCCATCATCTCGCGTCTCGGCACAACCGGCTTCCCGACGTTACAGGACTGCAATGCGCTGCTCGATGGATGCCATCCCGCCATCGCCACGCAGAGCGGCCACCTGTTGCGCTTCGTCGCGCAGGAATATGGAAAACTTGCCTTCGAGGCGCAATACGAACCGCGCTGCTATCTGAAAGGCGAGGTACCGACGCGCGCGGACAACTGGCATGATCTGCTCAATGCACTGGTGTGGCTGACTTTCCCCAAGGCCAAGGCCGCGATCAATGCGCGGCATTACCAGGCGCTGACGGATGGAAGAAAAGAGGCAAGTCGCAGCGAACGCGGCGCGGTGCGTGACACCAATACCCTGCTGGACGAGTCAGGGGTAGTCGTTCCGTACGCGGACGAGGAACTGGCCAAACTGTTGCGCGACTTTCAGTGGAAGGAATTGTTCTGGGGGTGGCGAGCCGAGGTAGATGCGCAGATGGGTTTCTACCTGTTCGGCCATGGCCTGTACGAGAAGGCGCTCAATCCTTATATCGGCATGACCGGTCAGGGACTGTTGTTGCCGGTGGAAGCAGATTTCTTCGGCTGGCCGTTGGAGCAACGTCTGGTACATCTGGATAAGTTGCTCGCGGACTATTTGAGTGCGCCGGCGCATTGTCTCAGCACCCGGGAGCTGGCTCCCGTGCCGCTGCTCGGTGTGCCGGGATGGGCGGCGGACAATGAAGATTCCGCGTATTACGACAACAGCGCCTACTTCCGCCCCGGCCGGTGCAGGTAG
- a CDS encoding heavy metal translocating P-type ATPase produces the protein MAIDPVCGMTVKPDSPHHFEYRGIEYHFCSAKCQIRFQASPSDYLDKSAVPEVPMARHSGVVYTCPMHPEVRQPAPGCCPKCGMALEPESPVAAGSVEYTCPMHPEVVRNEPGSCPICGMALEPRNAPAEDNTELNDMSRRFWVSAALALPVFIMAMVSELTPQFVPDFVSMTVLQWLEFALSTPAVLWGGWPIFQRGWASVINRSLNMFTLIALGVGVAWSYSVVAMLLPGIFPYAMRSMMGTVPVYFEAAAVIMALVLLGQVMELRARSQTSAAIKLLLGLAPKTARIVRADGKEEDIPLEQVRPGDVLRVRPGEKVPVDGVVLEGTSALDESMVTGESIPVEKVTGARLIGATVNGTGSLLMRAERVGADTLLAQIVHMVSEAQRSRAPIQRLADVTAGYFVPVVVLVALITLAVWGIWGPEPRLAHAIVNAVAVLIIACPCALGLATPMSIMVGTGRGALAGVLIKNAEALETMEKVNTLVVDKTGTLTEGKPKLTSVVPLPGFDEGVVLWLGASLERASEHPLAAAIVSGAQEKGITLTAVSEFRSFTGKGVAGTVEGRAVALGNLKLFEELHIDADELPVRAEALRGEGQTVMLLAIDGRAAGLLGVADPVKASTPEAIRALHKEGVQLIMLTGDNRITAEAVARKLGIDRVEAEVLPEQKSAIIKQLQAQGRFVAMAGDGINDAPALAQAQVGIAMGTGTDVAMESAGVTLVKGDLNGIVRAVRLSRATMGNIRQNLFFAFIYNVLGIPVAAGVLYPFFGLLLSPIIAAAAMSFSSVSVITNALRLRRVKL, from the coding sequence ATGGCAATTGATCCTGTGTGCGGCATGACGGTGAAGCCGGACTCGCCGCATCACTTCGAATACCGCGGCATCGAATACCACTTCTGCAGCGCGAAATGCCAGATCAGGTTCCAAGCATCCCCATCAGATTACCTCGATAAATCCGCAGTGCCAGAAGTTCCCATGGCGCGACACAGCGGTGTCGTTTACACCTGTCCCATGCATCCTGAGGTACGCCAGCCCGCGCCGGGATGCTGCCCCAAGTGCGGCATGGCGCTGGAACCGGAATCGCCGGTAGCAGCAGGGTCGGTCGAATACACTTGTCCCATGCATCCGGAGGTCGTGCGCAATGAACCGGGCAGTTGCCCGATCTGCGGCATGGCGCTGGAGCCGCGCAACGCACCCGCGGAAGACAACACCGAATTGAACGACATGAGCCGACGCTTCTGGGTGAGTGCGGCACTGGCCTTGCCGGTATTCATCATGGCGATGGTTTCCGAACTGACACCGCAATTCGTGCCGGATTTTGTTTCGATGACTGTGCTGCAATGGCTGGAATTCGCGCTGTCCACTCCTGCTGTGTTGTGGGGCGGCTGGCCGATATTCCAGCGCGGTTGGGCTTCCGTCATCAATCGCAGCCTCAACATGTTCACCCTGATCGCGCTGGGTGTCGGCGTGGCGTGGAGCTACAGCGTGGTGGCCATGCTGCTGCCGGGCATCTTTCCTTACGCGATGCGCAGCATGATGGGGACGGTACCGGTGTATTTCGAGGCCGCCGCGGTGATCATGGCGCTGGTGCTGCTCGGGCAGGTGATGGAATTGCGCGCGCGCAGCCAGACCAGTGCCGCGATCAAATTGCTGCTAGGCCTTGCCCCTAAGACTGCACGCATCGTGCGCGCCGATGGCAAAGAAGAAGACATTCCGCTGGAGCAGGTACGGCCGGGCGATGTTCTGCGAGTACGTCCCGGCGAAAAGGTGCCGGTGGACGGCGTGGTGCTGGAAGGCACGAGTGCGCTGGATGAATCCATGGTGACCGGCGAGTCCATCCCGGTGGAAAAAGTCACTGGCGCGCGATTGATCGGTGCGACGGTGAACGGCACGGGCAGTTTGCTGATGCGCGCCGAGCGTGTCGGCGCCGACACCCTGCTCGCGCAGATCGTGCACATGGTGAGCGAGGCGCAGCGCAGTCGCGCTCCGATCCAGCGGCTGGCCGACGTGACTGCAGGTTATTTCGTTCCGGTGGTGGTACTGGTCGCGCTCATCACGCTGGCGGTATGGGGCATCTGGGGGCCGGAGCCGCGTCTCGCGCACGCCATCGTCAACGCCGTTGCGGTGCTGATCATCGCCTGCCCGTGTGCATTGGGGTTGGCTACGCCGATGTCCATCATGGTCGGCACCGGGCGCGGTGCGCTGGCCGGTGTGCTGATCAAGAATGCCGAAGCGCTGGAAACTATGGAGAAGGTGAACACGCTGGTGGTGGACAAGACCGGCACCTTGACCGAAGGGAAACCGAAACTTACCTCGGTCGTTCCGCTGCCCGGGTTCGATGAAGGCGTCGTGCTGTGGCTGGGCGCCAGCCTGGAGCGCGCCAGCGAACACCCGCTGGCCGCGGCGATCGTGAGCGGCGCACAGGAAAAAGGCATCACGCTCACCGCGGTGAGCGAGTTCCGCTCGTTCACCGGCAAGGGCGTGGCGGGGACAGTCGAGGGCCGTGCGGTCGCGCTGGGCAATCTCAAGTTGTTCGAGGAGTTGCACATCGATGCGGACGAGCTGCCCGTACGAGCCGAGGCGTTGCGCGGAGAGGGGCAAACGGTGATGTTGCTGGCGATCGACGGCAGGGCCGCAGGCCTGCTCGGCGTGGCCGATCCGGTCAAGGCTTCCACACCGGAGGCGATCCGCGCCCTGCACAAGGAGGGCGTACAGCTCATCATGCTGACCGGCGATAACCGCATCACGGCCGAGGCAGTAGCTCGCAAGCTCGGCATCGACCGCGTCGAGGCGGAAGTACTGCCCGAGCAGAAATCCGCCATCATCAAACAATTGCAGGCGCAGGGACGCTTCGTGGCGATGGCTGGCGACGGTATCAACGACGCACCGGCCCTGGCGCAGGCTCAGGTGGGCATCGCCATGGGCACAGGCACCGACGTGGCGATGGAAAGCGCGGGCGTCACGCTGGTCAAGGGCGACCTGAACGGCATCGTGCGCGCCGTGCGTCTCTCCCGCGCTACCATGGGCAACATCCGCCAGAACCTGTTCTTCGCCTTCATCTACAACGTACTCGGCATCCCCGTTGCGGCGGGTGTGCTTTACCCGTTCTTCGGACTGCTGCTGTCGCCCATCATCGCGGCGGCGGCAATGAGCTTCAGTTCGGTGTCGGTGATTACTAATGCGCTGCGGTTGCGTCGCGTGAAACTCTAG
- a CDS encoding SHOCT domain-containing protein, which produces MWGHMNDYGWGWGGMGLGMLLFWGLLIAGIVMLVRCSRGSGTCGKGEREKSPVDLLKERYARGEIERDEFEQKKRDLEG; this is translated from the coding sequence ATGTGGGGGCATATGAATGATTACGGCTGGGGTTGGGGCGGCATGGGGCTGGGTATGCTGCTGTTCTGGGGGCTGTTGATTGCCGGCATTGTGATGCTGGTGAGATGCTCTCGTGGCTCAGGCACTTGCGGCAAGGGAGAGCGGGAAAAGTCCCCAGTCGATCTGCTCAAGGAGCGCTACGCGCGCGGGGAGATCGAACGCGATGAATTCGAGCAGAAGAAGCGCGATCTGGAAGGCTGA
- a CDS encoding heavy metal-binding domain-containing protein — MKVGYTCPMHPEIRQTSPGACPKCGMALVEESSAAVSVGYARPLQFGVGAFVLLLTVYFGIVSLISGGSFALEQFSKYWYFIVALAVGFGIQVGLYTYLKNLVGRHGASGRMVAVSGTTSTAAMVSCCAHYLVNILPILGVTGFLTVVAEYQVELFWLGLAFNAAGILYIAAKVTEAAREHERC, encoded by the coding sequence ATGAAAGTGGGCTACACCTGTCCGATGCATCCGGAAATAAGGCAAACGTCTCCGGGAGCTTGCCCCAAGTGCGGCATGGCGCTTGTGGAAGAGTCATCAGCCGCCGTGTCGGTGGGATATGCCAGGCCGCTGCAATTCGGAGTGGGAGCATTCGTATTGTTGCTCACCGTCTATTTCGGCATCGTGAGCCTGATTTCCGGCGGGAGCTTCGCTCTCGAACAATTTTCAAAATACTGGTACTTCATCGTGGCGCTCGCGGTGGGCTTCGGTATTCAGGTCGGGCTTTACACATACCTCAAGAACCTGGTCGGGCGACACGGTGCATCGGGCAGAATGGTTGCCGTGTCCGGCACGACCTCTACGGCGGCGATGGTTTCCTGCTGTGCCCATTACCTGGTCAATATTTTGCCCATACTGGGCGTCACGGGATTTCTCACAGTGGTTGCGGAATACCAGGTCGAGTTGTTCTGGCTTGGGTTGGCGTTTAACGCTGCGGGCATTCTGTATATTGCGGCCAAGGTCACCGAAGCTGCGCGGGAGCATGAAAGATGCTGA